The region TCAGGCGGGCGGGCGTCCGCCGATCCCCCGGTACGGCATCGTCTGGCTGTAGACGATGTTCGTGGTGGTGCTGCCGAACGCCGTCAGGTCGTTGACCACCTTCTCCAGGTGCGCCATCGAGCCGGCGGCGACCTTGAGGGTGTAGCAGTCCTCGCCCGTGGTGCGCAGGCACTCCAGGATCTCCGACCGCTCGGCGAGCAGCGCGTGCAGCGGCTCGTGCCGGTTGCCGGGGTACTTGAGGCGCACCACGGCGAGCACGCCGTAGCCGACCTTGTCCAGGTCGACGGTGGCGCGGTACCCGCTGATCACGCCGGCCTGCTCCAGCCGCTTGACCCGCTCGGTCGTCGCCGACGCGCTGAGGTTGACCCGGCGACCCAGCTCGGTGAGCGCGATCCGGCCGTCCTGCTGCAACTCGGCCAGGATCGCCCAGTCCGTCGCGTCCAGGGTCTCGGTCATCCGGCCAATCTACCGGGGAATCCACGGCGCGAGCCGGTCGATGCCGCGAGGAACCTCTTCAAGGTTGCCGGTCCGGGACCTAGCCTTGGACGCGTGTTGATCGGTGTGAACGTCCCCAACTTCGGCCCCGGCACGTCCCCGGCGGTGCTGCGCGACTGGGCGCGGACCGTGGAGGGGCTGGGGTTCGACCTGCTGATGGTGTCCGACCACCTGGCGGTCACCCCCGACGTCGCGGAGCAGTACCCCGCGCCCTTCTACGAGCCGTTCACGACGCTGTCGTGGCTGGCCGGCGTGACCGAGCGGATCTCGTTGGGCACCACGGTGCTGATCGCGCCGTACCGGCACCCGCTGCTGGTCGCCCGGATGGCGGCGAACCTGCACCAGCTCAGCGGCGGGCGGTTCGTGCTCGGGGTCGGCGTCGGGTGGGCGCGCCAGGAGTTCGAGGCGCTCGGCGTGCCCTTCCGGCAGCGCGGGAAGCTGACCGACGAACTGCTCGTGGCGCTCCGGGAGGCGTGGCGGGACGAGGCCGACTACGGTCCGGGGCGGATCCCGATCTGGGTCGGCGGGCACAGCGACGGCGCTCTGCGACGGGCCGTGCGGCACGGCGACGCGTGGCACAGCCTGCGGTTGACGCCTGCCGCGTGGCGGGAATCGTTGTCCCGCTTGGCGGAGATCGCCGAACAAGAGGAGAAACCGTTGCCCGCGTTGACTCCGCGCATCCTGCTGCGGATCACCGATCGCCCGCTCGCGGAACGCCGGATGGGCGAGGGCGATGTCGGGCAGGTGGTCGGCGACCTCGTGTCGTTGCGCGAGCAGGGCGCGCACGCGGTCGTGCTGGACCCGTTCGTCGGCGACCCGGCCGAGACGCTGGACCCGGAAGTGGCGTGGCACGCGCTCGCCACCGTGCGAAAGGAATTCCGTTGAACGAGCAGCACTTGCGGCGCGCGATCGCGCTGGCCACCGAGGCCCGCGCGGGCGGCAACCCACCGTTCGGCTCGCTCCTGGTCGGGCCGGACGGGGCGGTGCTGGCCGAGGAGCGCAACAGCAGCCTCAGCGACGGCGACATCACCGCCCACCCGGAGCTGAAGCTGGCCCGGTGGGCGGCCCGCGAGCTGTCGCCCGAGGTCGCCGCCGGGACGACGATGTACACCAGCTGCGAGCCGTGCGGCATGTGCGCGGGGGCGCTGGCGCGGTCCGGGCTCGGGCACGTGGTGTTCGCCCTGTCCGCCGAGCAGCTCAACGGCCTCAAGACCGGCGGCGGGTTCGCGGACGTGCCGACCGAGGGCCCGGCGCTCTACGACGAGGCCGCCGCCGCGGTGGCGGGCTACTACCCCTAGACGGGCAAGGCCGCGGTGCGGGTGGTGTCCGGGCGTGGAATAACCGGCGACAAGTGCAACTATTCCACGCCGGACCGGACCCGGCACACTCCGCGACGCCATTCAGGTCGCAGGCGGATAACGAGACGCGGTCAATGTGGTGAACCAGAGCCTTGTGTATCGACAAACGCTACTGTTGTCGGGATCAAGCCCGTTTCCCGCGATCACGTGACGTGTCGGACCACGATCGAGTTCACCTGCAGGGGCGACGTTGCTCAAGGCGGAAGTCCCCGGACGGGGGAATTGGTCTGCACAAAGCGATCGTTCTCGGCATCCGGAAAGAATCCGTCGGTATCCACCACTCGGCGGAATGAGACGGGTCAGCCGAACGGCTTCGATGACCGTCGGACCGCATTCTGACGGGTGCATTCCGCGAAAGCGCTGCCACCATGTCCCTCGACGGCGGGGAAGGCGGGGATACCGGGTGACGACGGGGATGGTGTGCTCATTCGCCGAACTCGACGCGCTCGGCGAAGCCCTGGGCCTCGACGTCCGGCGGTTCCCGTTCGCCATCGGCCACCACGGGTCGACCCGGGAGGAACGGCTCGCCGTGGTGGCGCGGGCGCACCGCGACCTGGCCGACCGGGGCCTGGTGCGCGGCGCGGAGTTCGCGCCCGAACTCGTGGCCACCCTGCGCCTGTTCGCCACCGGCCCGGTGACGGCGGCCCTGGTCGGCACGGTGGGCGAACAGCGCCCGCTGGCGCTGGCCGTGCTGGACGACCGGGCGGCGCTGCTCGCCGTGGGCGGCGACGCGTCCGTCACGTTCCACCGCCGGCACCCGGACACCGCGCTGGACGCGTTGGTCGGTCTGCTGCCCGAGGTCCGCCCGGGACCGGGCGCGTCGGTGACCGTGACCGACCCGGCGGCACCGCGCCGGACCCCGGACGAGGACTTCTCCGACTTCCGCTTCACCCGCGCGCTGCGCCCGGCCGCACCCTCGGCGCGGGCGGCCGTCGAGGAGGTCCTGCGCCGGCCCAGGCTCGGCGCGGGCTACTTCGCGGTGACCGCGGCCGGCGCGGACCGGGGCACGCTCGGCTTCCTCGACACCGACGCCGGCGGGTACGCGATCGTCCCGGGTCCGGTCGAGGGCGGCGCGCCGTCGGCCACCTGCACCCCGGCCGACCGGCCCGCGCTCGCCCGGCACCTGTCCCGACTGGCCACGACCGGACCCGAGGTCCTCCGGGAAGGGAGATCACCATGGCGGTAGGCGGTTTCTTCAGCGGCATCGACGGCATGTCCACCGCGGTCCAGGGCTTCCGCGCCGCCACCGCGGCGGGGTTCACCATCAGCGCCGATCGCGGCCAGGCGCTCCTGACCGCGATCGGCGACATGCAACTGGTGCTGGAAGCCGCGATCGCCAAGTCGTCGGTGATCACCCAGGAGCCACCGCTGGGCACCACGCCGGCCGCGCGGGTCTACCGGCCCTTCCTCGCGACCATCGCGAGCGATCCCGCCCAGGGCTTCCTGCCGGCGGTCAAGAAGCTCTCCGAGGACCTGACGCGACTGGCAGCCGACGTCCGGCAGTCGATGGGCGTCTACGGGACCGCGGAGGACCAGAACACGCACGGGATCACCACCGCCGGCGGCCCCATCCACAGCGCCTGATCGACCGGGAGCACTCGTGACCTCTCGACTCCGCGTGGCCTGCCTGACGACCGCGCTGCTCGCGCTCGGCGCGTGCAGCCAACCGACCACCGGCGTCGCCAGACGGGGGTCGACCACCTCGGTCGGGCCGAGCGCCGGCACGACCGCGACGACCGGCACGACCTCCTCGAGCAGTGGCGCCGGGCTGGAAAGCGTGGACCCGTGCGCCCTGTTCACCCGGCAGGAGGCCGAGAGCGCGCTAGGCCGGCTCCGCCGGGAACCCGAGACCGGGAAGCTCGGCTCGGCGATCACCTGCCAGTACTCGCCGCAGGTCGCCACGGTCATCATCGGGGTGCGGACGAACGTGGGCCTCGCGGGCCTGCAGCCCAACGGGGGCGAGATCAAGGAGACCTCCGTCGGCGGCCGCCCCGCCCGGGAACTGCTGGACGCCGGCGGCAGTTGCGGGATCTACCTCGGGGTCGGCGAGAAGTCGCGGGTCGACGTCGTGGTGAACGCGTCGAGCAGCGGCCGGGAACCGTGCGCCATCGCGGGCCAGGTCGCCGGAGTGGTCGAGCCGAGATTGCCGTGACGACCAGCCCGCGTCGGCGGGCGACGAGGGGGTCGGAGATGGAGCACGACGCTTCGGGACAGGAGCGGAACCCGTACCAGGACTACGGGTTGAATCACCGGGCGGCGGCGCACACCGACCGGGAACTGCTCGACCAGGTGGCGCGCGAGCAGGGGCTGGGACCGGTGAGCGGGCCGTTCGCCCGCTACATCACCGAGATCCTGCACCCGGGCGAGGTCGACGACCGGCTCGACCACCAGGCCGTGCGGCTCAAGGAGGGCGTGACCCCCAGGTCCGCCCCGTCCGAACCCGGTGCCTACTACCCCGGGATCCCGCACGAGGAGCTGCACCGCAGCGTCAACACCGAGGTCGATCCCGGTGTGGTGGGCGAGATCGCGACCACGTGGACCGACCTCGGGAACGCGTTCACCGGCTTCACCCAGTCGATCGCCGAGGCGATCACCGCCAGCGAGGCGGACTGGGTGGGCACCGCCGGGGACGGGGCCCGGCAGGCGCTGGCCGACCTGGGCAACCGCGCCGGGGAGACGGGGGTCTCGGCGCAGTTGGCGGGCACGCTGTTCACGCAGCAGTCGCGGGCGTTGGCCGACGCCCGGAACAGCGTGCCTCCGCCACCCGAGCGACCGTTCGACGTGCGGGAGGCCAACGACCGGCTGTTGCGGATCACCGACCCGCTCGAACTCGTCCGGCAGGCGGCGGCCGACCGGGAGGCGTTCGAGCAGCAGCAGGAGGCCCACCGGGAAGCGGCCCGGGTGGTCGAGACGTACGACCGGACCGTGGCGCAGACGGCGGCGGCGCAGCCCGCGTTCGCGCCGCCTCCCGTTGCCGTGCAACAGCAATCCACGGCGGAGACGCCGGTCGGGACGGGCGAGGCGTCCTCGCGTCGAGGTGCGCCGGTCAGCGGAGTTCCCGAGGTCGCCGGTGTTCCCGGGATTTCCGGCACGACCGGTACGTCCGCGACGCCGTCCGCCGGGCAACCCGGTGCGGACAAGGGGGATCCGGTCGGTCGGGTGCCGGGCGGCGGGGTCACCCAGCCCAGTGCCGGGAGCGGTCCGGTGGCGGAACCCTTACCCGGGCGGCACACCAGCGGGCCCGGCGGCGGGGTGCCCGGTGGTGGTGCCGGGGTGGGTGTGGTGCCGGGTGGGCGGGCCGGCGGGACGTCCGGTGGTGGCGGGAAGTCCGGTGGTGCGGCAGCCGGACGCGGTGGTGCGCCGCGGATCGGCGGGCCGGGAGCAGGTGGCCCCGGGGTCGGCAAGCCAGGAGTCGGCGGGCCTGCGGTCGGTGGGCCTGCGGTCGGTGGGCCTGGTGGTGGGTCCGGGGTCGGGGCTCCGGGGAGTTCGACGGGCGCGCGGGGCAGCGGCACGGGTGGCGCGGGCGGTGGGCGTGGTCCGGGCGGGGTGGGCGGGGCGGCCGGGCTGGGCGGGGTCGGCGGGGTCGGTGGCGCGCCTCGGGAGGAGGACGTCGAGCACCGGACGCCGTCCTACCTGGTGGAGCCCGACCCGGACGACGTGTTCGGCGCGTCCGGGGCCAGTGCGCCGCCGGTCATCGGCGACTGGGACCAGTGAGCGGCAGGTGCGTCAGACCAGGCCCAGGTGGTCGCGCAGGGTCGGCCCGGTGTAGTCGGTCCGGAACACCCCGCGCTCCTGGAGCAGCGGCACCACGGTGTCGGCGAACACGTCGAACCCGCCCGGTGTCACGTGCGGCACCAGGATGAACCCGTCACTGGCGTCGGCCTGCACGAGGTCGTCGATCTGACCGGCGACGGTGGCGGGCGAGCCGATGAACGTCTGTCGCGCGGTCTGCTCGATGATCAGGTCGCGGATCGAGAGGTTCTTCGCCGCCGCGAGCTCCCGCCACTCCCGCGCGGTGGCGAGCGGGTCGCGGTGGCTGCGCACGCCGGCCCGTCCCTTGGCGATGGTGTGCTCCCCCACCAGCGGGTCGACCTCGGGCAGCGGCCCGTCCGGGTCGTGGTCCGACAGGTCGCGGTTCCAGACCTGCTCCAGGAACTTGATCGCGGTCTGCCCGCTCACCTGCTGCCGGCGGACCTCGTGGGCCAGTTCCCGCGCCTCGGAGTCGTTGTCGCCCAGCACGAACGACGCCGCGGGCAGCACCTTGAGCTGGTCGGGCGTGCGCCCGTACTTGGCCAGCCGGCCCTTGACGTCGGCGTAGAACGCCTTGCCCTCCACCAGGGTCGCGTGCCGGCTGAAGATCGCGTCCGCCTTGGCCGCGGCGAACTCGCGGCCCTCGGCGGAGTCGCCGGCCTGCAGGACGACCGGCCGGCCCTGCGGCGAGCGGGGCAGGTCGAACCGGCCGGAGATGTCGAAGAACTCGTCCCGGTAGGCGAAGACGCCGTCGTCGCGCCACGAGTCGAACAGCGCGGTCGCCGCGTCGAGGAACTTCTTCGCCCGCTCGTAGCGCTGCTCCTCCGGCAGGTAGCCGCCGCGCCGGAAGTTCTCGCCGGTGAAGGCGTCCCACGAGGTGACGACGTTCCACGCGGCGCGCCCGCCGGACAGGTGGTCCAGCGAGGTGAACTGCCGGGCCACCTCGAACGGTTCGTTGAACGTGGAGTTGATGGTGCCCGCCAGGCCCAGGTGCGTGGTCACCGCCGCGAGGCCCGCGAGGACGGTGAACGTGTCCGGCCGGCCCACCACGTCCAGGTCGTAGATCAGCCCGTTCTGCTCGCGCAGCCGCAGGCCCTCGGCCAGGAAGAAGAAGTCGAACTTGGCCCGCTCGGCGGTCTGCGCGAAGTGCGCGAACGACGAGAACTCGATGTGGCTGCCCGCCCGCGGATCGCTCCACACCGTCGTGTTGTTCACGCCGGGGAAGTGCGCGGCGAGGTGGATCTGCTTCATCTCGCGTCCTCTCGGGCGGCGTAGCGGTTGGCGGGTCGGGGCAGTCCGAGGTGGCCGCGCAACGTCGTGGCCTGGTAGGCGGTGCGGAACGCCCCGCGCCGCTGGAGTTCGGGCACCAGCTCGGAGGTGATCGCGACCAGGTCGTCGGGCAGGTGGGCGGGCCGCAGCCGGAAGCCGGCCGCGCCGGCCTCGTGCCACTCCAGCAGCCGGTCGGCGAGCGCGGCCGCGTCGCCGGCGAACACGTGCGCGTCGGAGTCGATCCCGCCGGACTCCTCGGCGCGCGCCTTGCGGTCGGCGTCGAAGAACACCACGACATCCGCGAAGTGCTTCAGCCCTGGGACGTCCGCGTCGATCGCGCGCAGGTCGTCGGTGCTGTGCGGGGTGGTGAAGACGATGTCCGACGACCGGCGCGCCAGCTCGTGGATCGGGGAACCGTGCGACAGCACCGAAACCGGTGGCCGGCCCTGCGGCGGGCGGGGTGTGATCGACGGGCCCTTCACGCTGAACCAGTTGCCCGTGAAGTCGATGTAGTGCAGCTTGTCGCGGTCGATGAACCGGCCGGTGGCGGCGTCGCGGATCTCCGCGTCGTCCTCCCAGCTGTCCCACAACCGCCGCAACACCTCGACGTAGTCGGCGGTCTCGTCGATCGCGTCGGCGAGCAGCGCGTCGTCCGGCGCGTCCGGGAACGTCCGCCGGCCGAAGTGCCGGGCGTGGTCGGCGGCGACGCTGCCGCGCACCCGGACGCCGGCCCGGCCGTTGCTCACGTAGTCCAGGGTGGCGATCGCCTTGGACAGGTGGAACGGCTCGGTCAGCGTGCTGACCACGCTGGGCACCAGCCCGATGTGCGTGGTCAGCGGCGCGACCCGGGACGCCACCAGCACCGAGTCCAGCCGGCCGACCGGCCCGAGGTCGTCCTCGAACGTGACGAAGTCCAGCAGGCCGCGCTCGGCCTCCCGCACCAGGTCCACCCAGTACCCCGGGGTGAACCGCGCGGGATCGCACGGCGCGGCGGGGTGCCACCCGGTGGCGTCCAGCGCCACGGCCAGGTGCAGACCAGCTCCCATGTTCGGGCTCCCTTCGACCTCTCCGGCGATTCTGCGGCAGCGCCGGGCCCGGTCGGAGGGGCGACCATCCTGTGGGAAGCCTCAGGTTTTCCCGGTCCGACCGGGAATATCCGCCGCGAACCGCCGATCGCCGCCGGGCCCGGAGGTGGCGAGGTCGGCCAGCACCCGGCCGACCGCCGGGACGAACTTGAACCCGTGGCCCGCGAACCCGGCGGCGAGCACCAGCGGCCCGTTCCGGTCGAGCACGAAGTCCGAGTCCGGCGTCGAGGTGTAGGTGCAGCTGATGGGAGCGAAGTCGTCCGGGTCGACGCCCGGCAGCCACTCCCGGGCGTACTGCCGCAACGCCGCCAGCCGACCGGCCTCGGGCCGGAAGTCGCGGGCGTCCGGGT is a window of Saccharothrix espanaensis DSM 44229 DNA encoding:
- a CDS encoding Lrp/AsnC family transcriptional regulator yields the protein MTETLDATDWAILAELQQDGRIALTELGRRVNLSASATTERVKRLEQAGVISGYRATVDLDKVGYGVLAVVRLKYPGNRHEPLHALLAERSEILECLRTTGEDCYTLKVAAGSMAHLEKVVNDLTAFGSTTTNIVYSQTMPYRGIGGRPPA
- a CDS encoding LLM class flavin-dependent oxidoreductase → MLIGVNVPNFGPGTSPAVLRDWARTVEGLGFDLLMVSDHLAVTPDVAEQYPAPFYEPFTTLSWLAGVTERISLGTTVLIAPYRHPLLVARMAANLHQLSGGRFVLGVGVGWARQEFEALGVPFRQRGKLTDELLVALREAWRDEADYGPGRIPIWVGGHSDGALRRAVRHGDAWHSLRLTPAAWRESLSRLAEIAEQEEKPLPALTPRILLRITDRPLAERRMGEGDVGQVVGDLVSLREQGAHAVVLDPFVGDPAETLDPEVAWHALATVRKEFR
- a CDS encoding nucleoside deaminase, which translates into the protein MNEQHLRRAIALATEARAGGNPPFGSLLVGPDGAVLAEERNSSLSDGDITAHPELKLARWAARELSPEVAAGTTMYTSCEPCGMCAGALARSGLGHVVFALSAEQLNGLKTGGGFADVPTEGPALYDEAAAAVAGYYP
- a CDS encoding ESX secretion-associated protein EspG, which codes for MTTGMVCSFAELDALGEALGLDVRRFPFAIGHHGSTREERLAVVARAHRDLADRGLVRGAEFAPELVATLRLFATGPVTAALVGTVGEQRPLALAVLDDRAALLAVGGDASVTFHRRHPDTALDALVGLLPEVRPGPGASVTVTDPAAPRRTPDEDFSDFRFTRALRPAAPSARAAVEEVLRRPRLGAGYFAVTAAGADRGTLGFLDTDAGGYAIVPGPVEGGAPSATCTPADRPALARHLSRLATTGPEVLREGRSPWR
- a CDS encoding DUF3558 domain-containing protein, which codes for MTSRLRVACLTTALLALGACSQPTTGVARRGSTTSVGPSAGTTATTGTTSSSSGAGLESVDPCALFTRQEAESALGRLRREPETGKLGSAITCQYSPQVATVIIGVRTNVGLAGLQPNGGEIKETSVGGRPARELLDAGGSCGIYLGVGEKSRVDVVVNASSSGREPCAIAGQVAGVVEPRLP
- a CDS encoding NtaA/DmoA family FMN-dependent monooxygenase (This protein belongs to a clade of FMN-dependent monooxygenases, within a broader family of flavin-dependent oxidoreductases, the luciferase-like monooxygenase (LMM) family, some of whose members use coenzyme F420 rather than FMN.) gives rise to the protein MKQIHLAAHFPGVNNTTVWSDPRAGSHIEFSSFAHFAQTAERAKFDFFFLAEGLRLREQNGLIYDLDVVGRPDTFTVLAGLAAVTTHLGLAGTINSTFNEPFEVARQFTSLDHLSGGRAAWNVVTSWDAFTGENFRRGGYLPEEQRYERAKKFLDAATALFDSWRDDGVFAYRDEFFDISGRFDLPRSPQGRPVVLQAGDSAEGREFAAAKADAIFSRHATLVEGKAFYADVKGRLAKYGRTPDQLKVLPAASFVLGDNDSEARELAHEVRRQQVSGQTAIKFLEQVWNRDLSDHDPDGPLPEVDPLVGEHTIAKGRAGVRSHRDPLATAREWRELAAAKNLSIRDLIIEQTARQTFIGSPATVAGQIDDLVQADASDGFILVPHVTPGGFDVFADTVVPLLQERGVFRTDYTGPTLRDHLGLV
- a CDS encoding LLM class flavin-dependent oxidoreductase translates to MGAGLHLAVALDATGWHPAAPCDPARFTPGYWVDLVREAERGLLDFVTFEDDLGPVGRLDSVLVASRVAPLTTHIGLVPSVVSTLTEPFHLSKAIATLDYVSNGRAGVRVRGSVAADHARHFGRRTFPDAPDDALLADAIDETADYVEVLRRLWDSWEDDAEIRDAATGRFIDRDKLHYIDFTGNWFSVKGPSITPRPPQGRPPVSVLSHGSPIHELARRSSDIVFTTPHSTDDLRAIDADVPGLKHFADVVVFFDADRKARAEESGGIDSDAHVFAGDAAALADRLLEWHEAGAAGFRLRPAHLPDDLVAITSELVPELQRRGAFRTAYQATTLRGHLGLPRPANRYAAREDAR